GGCGCGCGCGTCCTCGGCGAGCGCCATCGCGGGCCCGTAGCAGGATGCCCACACGTCGGCGCCCGCGTACCAGTTCGCCTGCACGGGCACGAGGGTCCGGCGGTAGCGGTCGGACAGCGTGAGGAAGGCCGCGCCGCGCGGCGCGCAGAGCCACTTGTACGCGTGGCAGGCCGTGGCGTCGAAGAGGCCCGCGTCGATCGGCATGGCGCCCGCCGCCTGCGTGGTGTCGCACAGCGTGAAGGCGTCGTGGGTCCGCGCGGCCTCCCGGATCGCGGCGACGTCGGCGACCCGTCCGTCGGCGGACTGCACGAGCGAGAACGCGACCAGGTGCGTGCGCGGGCCGATCTCGGCCGCGAGCTCCTCGAGCGGCACGTGCCGCACGACGACGCCGCGCGCCTCCGCGACGACGAACGGGTAGGTGAGCGAGCTGAAGTCGCCCGTCACGCACAGCACCTCCGCGCCCGCGGGGACGGCGGCGGCCAGCACGCTCACGAAGGAGGCGGTCTGCGAGCCCACGGCGACGGATCCCACGGGCACGCCCACGAGCGACGCGTACGACGCGCGCACGCCCTCGACGACGCCGCCGTAGCCGTGCGCGGTGGATCCGCCGGCCGACCACGTCGTGAGGTCGGCCCGCAGGCGCTCGACCGTCGCGCGCGTGGGCAGGCCCATGGTGCAGGCGGAGAGGTACCCGGGCCCCGCCTCGAACAGGTCGCGCAGGTCGGCGGGCAGCGGCGCGGTCGTCATGCGTCCAGCGTGTCGAGGGCGGATCCATCGAGCAAGACCCCTCCCGGCATGCGTCCCATAAGCCCGCGTTATGCTCCGCGCATGACGGACGCTCCCCCGACCGCGCGCGACCTCGACTCGACCGCGCTCGCCGCGGTGCACGCCCTGGCCGTCCGCGGCTCGATCACCGCGGCCGCGGCGGCGCTCGGCATCAGCCAGCCGGCCCTGTCGCAGACCCTCAGGCGCCTCGAGGCGCGCATCGGCGTGCCCGTCACCGCGCGCGCCGGCCGGGGCGTCGTCCTCACGGAGGCCGGCCGCGTCCTCGCCCGGCACGCCGAGACCGTGGTGCACGCCATCGACCGGGCCGCCGACGAGCTCGACGACCTGCGCGGCCTCCGCGCCGGCACCGTCCGCGTGGCGGCGTTCCCGTCGGCGTCCTCCACGGTCGTGCCGCGGCTGCTCGGCGGCCTCGCGGCGGCGCATCCGGGCCTGGGGTTCGGGTACCTCGAGGCCGAGCCGCCCGAGGCCGTCGCGGCGGTCCGCGCGCGCGAGGCCGACGTCGCCGTGACCTTCGCCTACCCCGACGACCCCGACGATCCCGCCGCGCGCTCCCTCGACGGCCTGGAGTCCCGGCCGCTCTGGCGCGAGACGCTGTGGGCCGTGCTGCCGGAGGCGCGGGCGCTGCGGCACCGCGGCCCGCTCGCGCTCCATGACCTCGCCGACGACAGGTGGATCGCCGGCTGCGTCCGCTGCCGCCGCCACCTCGTGAGCGCGTGCGCCCGCAGCGGCTTCGCGCCGGCGACGTCCTTCGAGACGGACAACGCGGCGGCGGCCGTCGGCATGGTGCAGGCCGGGCTCGGGGTCGCGCTCCTGCCGTCCCTGGCGCTCGCGACCGCGCCCCTCCCCCGCGGCGTCGTCCGGCGCCGCGTCTCCGGCGTGGGCGAGCGCGTCGTCCACGTCGTGACGGCGCCGGGCGGATCCGCGTCGCCCGCAGTGCACGCCGCCGTCCAGGCGCTCGCGCGGCTGCGCGTGGGCGACTGGGAGCTCCGTCGGACATGAGCGCGATCGGCCCGCCCGCGGCCGGCGCGCGACCCGTCCCCGGCGGATTGTCGGAGGTGCTCCGTAATGTCTGAGGGGTCTGCCCGCGGGTCCGCCGCGGGCTCCCTGACGCGGAGGAACGAGAGCGCATGTCGGACGAGCACCGCGACGAGCTCCAGGACGAGGTCCAGGCCTCGGGCGGATCCACCGAGCGGCTGAACCGCCACCTGCAGCGCAGCCACTCGGAGCAGGCCAGGTACCTGTCCGCCTACTTCGGCTGGAGCCTGCACGGCGACGTCATCCGCTCGCACGGCACGACGGTGGCCATGTTCGTGGAGGACCTGGCCGACGCCATGGTCGCGCTGGGCTGGCTCGACGGCACCGGCATCATCTGGGCGGCCGTGCCGGTCGACGCCGACCGGGCCGTCGCGCAGGTGCGCCGCCACCAGATGGAGCAGGGCTGGATGCCGCCCGGCACGGAGTGATGACGCGGGCCTCCGTGCGGGCTGTGCGTGCGGCCCCCGGTCGCGCCGCCGCTAGATCTCGGGAGTAGCGTCCGAAGGGATCAGGCCGTCGGGGGACGCGTCTCGCAGACGGCCAGGAGGACACATGACGGACCACGCTGGAGCGCTGCTCGACCGCGACATGGGACTGCTGCTCGCCGCCGCGTCCCGAGCGGTGATCTCGCTCTACAGGCCGCTGTTGAAGCCCTACCACCTCACGCACCCGCAGTACCTCGTCATGCTCGCCCTGCACGACGAGGACCCGCGTAGGGCCGGCGACCTGAGCGACGCCGTGCAGCTCACGCCGGGCACGCTCTCCCCGCTCTTCAAGCGCCTCGAGCTCCTCGGCTACATCACGCGCCAGCGCGACCAGGCCGACGAGCGCCGCCTCCTCATCGCCCTCACCGATCGCGGGCGGCGCATCCTGCCGGACCTCCTGCGGGTCGCCGAGCAGGTCCACGAGGACGTCGTCCACCGCAGCGGCACCGACTCGAACGCGCAGGCGCGCCTGCGCAGCATGACCGAGCTGCTCCTCGACGCCTGAGCGCCGCGGCGGCCCGGGTCAGCGCGCCCCGTCGACCACGCGCTGCCAGAGCGTGTGGTCGCTCCACGCGCCGTCGATCCTGAGGTACGCCGGCGCGATCCCGATGGGGTCGAACCCGGCGCGCGTGAGCACCTGCTCGGATCCGCCGTTCCCCACCAGCGTCGACGCCTCCAGCCGGTGCAGCCCGGCGGCGCGCGCGATGCGGACGGCCTCGCGCGCCGCGGCGGTCGCGAGGCCAGCGCCCTGCCGCTCCCGGTCGATCCAGTAGCCGAGGCTCGCGCTCTGCGCGGCGCCGCGCTTCACCGCGAACAGGTCGCAGCGGCCGATTACGCGGTCGCCCTCGAGGATGAGGTACGGCAGGCCGGATCCGGCCGCGCGCTCGGCGACGCGGCCCGCGAGCTGCGCCCGCTGCCCCGCCGACGTGAAGAAGGCGTCCGTGCGCGCGGGCTCGAACGGGCGGAGGTGCTCCCGGTTGGCGCGGTAGGCGGCGGCGAGCGCGGCCGCGTCGGTGATCCGCGCGGGCCGCATCACGACGCCGTCGGCGAGCAGCGCGCGCTCGTCCGTGCCGGGCGGCGGCCCGCTCACGCCCCGGGGCGCACGTGGCGCTCGGGTCGCGCGTCCGCCGCGGGGATGGCGCGGTCGGCGATGAGCCGCGCGTACCAGAGCGCGCTGTCCTTCGGCGTCCGCTCCTGCGTGTCGTAGTCGACGTGCACGATGCCGAACCGCTTCGAGTACCCGAAGGCCCACTCGAAGTTGTCGAGCAGCGACCACACCTGGTATCCGCGGAGGTCCACGCCGCGCTCGATCGCGCGGTGCGCGGCGGCGAAGTGCCGCGACAGGTAGTCGATCCGCGCGGGGTCGTGCACCGCCCGCGCTCCGTCGTCGCCCACGGTCACCTCGTCGTCGAACGCGGCGCCGTTCTCCGTCACCATGAGCGGCAGGTCGGGGAACTCCTCGTGCAGCGACACGAGCAGGTCCTCGAGGCCCTGGGGCTCGATGTTCCAGCCCATCGCCGTATACGGGCCGGGCTGCTCGAGGAACTCGACGTCGTCGGTGCCGGGGAACGGGGTCGCGGCGACGTCGCCGTGGATGGCGGTGCCGCCGCCCGCCGACGAGCCGTCCCGCATGCGGACCCGGCTGGTGTTGTAGTAGTTGACGCCCAGCAGGTGCAGCGGCTGGCGGATGAGCTCGCCGTCCCCCGGGAGCACGAACGACCAGTCGGTGATCCGGGCGGTGTCCGCGATCACGTCGGCCGGGTACTCGCCGTGCAGCAGCGGGTCGAGGAACACCCGGTTGCCCACGCCGTCGACGCGGCGCACGGCCTCGGGGCCCGTGTCGCCCTCGCCGCGGATCACGTGCAGGTTCAGCGTGATGGAGAAGCGCGCGTCCGCCGGCACGACCTCCCGGAGCGCCCGGACCGCGAGCCCGTGCGCGAGGTTGAGGTGGTGCACCGCGCGGAACGAGTCCTCCGCGTCCGCGCGACCGGGTGCGTGCACGCCGGCCGCGTAGCCGAGGTACGCCGAGCACCACGGCTCGTTGAGCGTGGTCCAGGTGCCGATGCGGTCGCCGAGCGCCTCGCCCATGATCCGCGCGTAGTCGGCGAACGCGTACGCGGTCTCGCGGTTCGTCCAGCCGCCCTCGTCCTCGAGCGCCTGCGGGAGGTCCCAGTGGTAGAGCGTCGCGATGGGCGTGATCCCCCGCGCGACGAGCCCGTCCACCAGCCGCCCGTAGAACGCCAGGCCGTCGGCGTTCGCGGGGCCGCGCCCGGTCGGCTGGATGCGCGGCCACGCGATCGAGAAGCGGTACGCCTCGAGGCCGAGCGCCTGCATCAGGTCGAGGTCGGACTCGAGCCGGTGGTAGTGGTCGTCGGCGATGTCGCCCGTGTCCCCGCCGAGGACCTTCCCCGGCGCCCGGCTGAAGGT
The genomic region above belongs to Clavibacter phaseoli and contains:
- a CDS encoding GH1 family beta-glucosidase, which produces MTDASHAAAGTTGDPTDDKGEGLAFPPGFLFGSATAAYQIEGAVDEGGRGPSIWDTFSRAPGKVLGGDTGDIADDHYHRLESDLDLMQALGLEAYRFSIAWPRIQPTGRGPANADGLAFYGRLVDGLVARGITPIATLYHWDLPQALEDEGGWTNRETAYAFADYARIMGEALGDRIGTWTTLNEPWCSAYLGYAAGVHAPGRADAEDSFRAVHHLNLAHGLAVRALREVVPADARFSITLNLHVIRGEGDTGPEAVRRVDGVGNRVFLDPLLHGEYPADVIADTARITDWSFVLPGDGELIRQPLHLLGVNYYNTSRVRMRDGSSAGGGTAIHGDVAATPFPGTDDVEFLEQPGPYTAMGWNIEPQGLEDLLVSLHEEFPDLPLMVTENGAAFDDEVTVGDDGARAVHDPARIDYLSRHFAAAHRAIERGVDLRGYQVWSLLDNFEWAFGYSKRFGIVHVDYDTQERTPKDSALWYARLIADRAIPAADARPERHVRPGA
- a CDS encoding GNAT family N-acetyltransferase, which produces MSGPPPGTDERALLADGVVMRPARITDAAALAAAYRANREHLRPFEPARTDAFFTSAGQRAQLAGRVAERAAGSGLPYLILEGDRVIGRCDLFAVKRGAAQSASLGYWIDRERQGAGLATAAAREAVRIARAAGLHRLEASTLVGNGGSEQVLTRAGFDPIGIAPAYLRIDGAWSDHTLWQRVVDGAR
- a CDS encoding aminotransferase class V-fold PLP-dependent enzyme, giving the protein MTTAPLPADLRDLFEAGPGYLSACTMGLPTRATVERLRADLTTWSAGGSTAHGYGGVVEGVRASYASLVGVPVGSVAVGSQTASFVSVLAAAVPAGAEVLCVTGDFSSLTYPFVVAEARGVVVRHVPLEELAAEIGPRTHLVAFSLVQSADGRVADVAAIREAARTHDAFTLCDTTQAAGAMPIDAGLFDATACHAYKWLCAPRGAAFLTLSDRYRRTLVPVQANWYAGADVWASCYGPAMALAEDARAFDVSPAFGAWVGAAPAIALFARLDLDAVHRRNVELGDLVSVGLGIEPRGQAIVTWPDADGADLASLGAAGIVASGRAGRARIAFHVWNDEDDVERVVAALRG
- a CDS encoding MarR family winged helix-turn-helix transcriptional regulator — encoded protein: MTDHAGALLDRDMGLLLAAASRAVISLYRPLLKPYHLTHPQYLVMLALHDEDPRRAGDLSDAVQLTPGTLSPLFKRLELLGYITRQRDQADERRLLIALTDRGRRILPDLLRVAEQVHEDVVHRSGTDSNAQARLRSMTELLLDA
- a CDS encoding LysR family transcriptional regulator translates to MTDAPPTARDLDSTALAAVHALAVRGSITAAAAALGISQPALSQTLRRLEARIGVPVTARAGRGVVLTEAGRVLARHAETVVHAIDRAADELDDLRGLRAGTVRVAAFPSASSTVVPRLLGGLAAAHPGLGFGYLEAEPPEAVAAVRAREADVAVTFAYPDDPDDPAARSLDGLESRPLWRETLWAVLPEARALRHRGPLALHDLADDRWIAGCVRCRRHLVSACARSGFAPATSFETDNAAAAVGMVQAGLGVALLPSLALATAPLPRGVVRRRVSGVGERVVHVVTAPGGSASPAVHAAVQALARLRVGDWELRRT